In the genome of Brienomyrus brachyistius isolate T26 chromosome 17, BBRACH_0.4, whole genome shotgun sequence, one region contains:
- the LOC125712270 gene encoding uncharacterized protein LOC125712270, translating to MMAALVPLWKTPLNCPVDPLTLSPLLASHSQSEQRRGEELEDTQHLIGDVLTDWMTEKVDFSSYLPTSHSSPRESLPPSPPQHDVQVPSDLEVMTSLLQEELAQLEDYFLSDATPKKVEKVEKCDHVTPESGTQSYYPLPYASYSSSQSESTPLLVTLATGELDLLSFCGGPIGRCKTPRPAPYNCTRPNSNNRRRVLDGVRVADGLENNIWNSKENHSGSPEEGVNYLGVEAEKGIGKGCCVGNRVKIGECSVQLKEEDCYYFPGDVGGEEKMAGGYCLGAIMDTPCKREDQLGHGLREVTGSEGGAELETSQGDRCSDGAEVLSRGVEVSQSFLQSSSSVEPYGFMGLTEGQMRSGSTEAGCRPSGFSDLLRDSSPECLPKGDGKGLLPGQASHRSAPELKVEACTIKLEIEAAPANPIQGERKQKKRDQNKTAAHRYRQRKRAELDSLEEELRGLEVRNRELRDKAESVEREIQYVKDLLIEVYKARSQRLKQDTGA from the exons ATGATGGCGGCATTGGTACCTCTCTGGAAGACTCCCCTCAACTGCCCGGTAGACcccctcactctctctcccctACTGGCTAgccacagccaatcagagcagaggaggggggaggagttagAAGATACCCAGCACTTAATTG GTGATGTTCTCACTGACTGGATGACGGAAAAAGTTGATTTCTCCTCTTACCTCCCTACCTCTCACTCCTCTCCCAGGGAGTCCCTTCCCCCCTCGCCACCTCAGCATGACGTCCAGGTGCCCTCTGATTTGGAGGTGATGACCTCCTTATTGCAAGAAGAGCTTGCTCAACTAGAGGATTACTTCCTGTCTGATGCGACCCCAAAGAAAGTGGAGAAAGTAGAGAAATGTGACCATGTAACCCCAGAAAGTGGTACCCAGTCGTACTACCCATTGCCCTATGCTTCATACAGCTCTAGCCAATCAGAATCTACTCCACTTCTTGTTACCCTGGCAACTGGGGAACTCGACCTGCTGAGCTTTTGCGGAGGCCCTATTGGCCGATGCAAGACACCTAGACCTGCCCCTTACAATTGCACTCGTCCTAACAGCAATAATCGTAGGAGAGTTTTGGATGGGGTGAGGGTGGCCGATGGATTGGAAAATAATATCTGGAATTCCAAAGAAAATCACTCAGGTAGCCCAGAGGAAGGTGTTAACTACTTAGGTGTGGAGGCTGAAAAGGGGATTGGAAAAGGATGTTGTGTTGGAAACAGAGTAAAGATTGGCGAGTGTTCTGTACAGTTGAAAGAGGAGGACTGTTACTACTTCCCAGGTGATGTTGGTGGTGAAGAGAAGATGGCTGGCGGGTATTGTCTTGGTGCAATAATGGACACACCTTGCAAGAGGGAAGACCAGCTGGGCCATGGATTGAGGGAGGTTACTGGTAGTGAGGGTGGTGCAGAGTTGGAGACATCACAGGGAGACAGGTGTAGTGATGGTGCAGAAGTTCTCAGTAGAGGGGTGGAGGTGAGCCAGAGTTTTcttcagtccagcagctctgtggAACCTTATGGGTTCATGGGTCTGACGGAAGGGCAGATGAGATCAGGGTCAACGGAGGCAGGGTGCCGCCCTAGTGGCTTCTCTGATTTGCTTAGAGATTCCAGTCCAGAATGCTTGCCCAAGGGAGATGGAAAGGGGCTTTTGCCAGGGCAGGCTAGTCACAGGTCAGCTCCAGAGCTGAAGGTGGAGGCCTGCACCATCAAGCTGGAGATCGAAGCTGCACCTGCGAACCCCATTCAGGGAGAGCGTAAGCAGAAGAAGCGAGATCAGAACAAAACGGCAGCTCATAG GTATCGGCAGCGCAAGAGGGCAGAGCTGGACTCCCTGGAGGAGGAACTGCGTGGGCTAGAGGTCCGGAATCGGGAGCTGCGGGACAAGGCAGAATCCGTGGAACGGGAGATCCAGTACGTGAAAGACCTTCTCATCGAGGTGTACAAGGCCCGCAGTCAGCGTCTGAAGCAAGACACAGGTGCCTGA